From the Methanofollis sp. genome, the window CCACCACGATCGAGAGGATGCCGGGACTCTTTCTCTCGCCCCCGAACTCGGGGATGTCAGACGTGAGTTGATGCGGGAAATGACTCCTGTTAAAGACCCGGCACCGCGCCACGATCATATCGACAATCCTCTTCTCCGTGGCATAGAGTTCGTATTCACCCATTTCCAGGATCTTCAGTGCCGCGGGGTCCCCGTAGAGCGCTCCGACCTCGTCCCCATAGATTGCCCCCGAGGGTTCACCGCAGGAAAAGAGAACCACCGAGTTCCTGAGACCATCGACAAAGACCCCTATAGCCCCTTCCTCGGATCCGGCCCTCTGTGCCATCTCGCAATAGGGGAATGACCCCAGGTATCGCGACTGACCAAGGATCTCGTTAATGACGTCCATGATCTTCATCGATCGTCTCCCGGAATTGTTGCCGGATCCTGTGTTCCGCTCACCGCCAGCATGTCGGCGTCCAGATCAGAACCGAGCACAGAAAATGATGAGATGTTACTGGGCCCCCCCGAAGAGCGTGTGAGCCAGACGGTCGATGAAGTGCTGCTTACTCTCCTCGGTCTCCTCCTCATAGTGGACACCGGCAATGTCGGCGGCGATCCTTCTGAATGCACGGGAGGCCTCGGAAGCGGGGTACTTGATCACGACCGGCGTCTTGTACGCGGCCGACCTGCGGACATTCGGGTCTTCGGGTATCATGTCAATGACACGGACGCCGAGCACGTCCTCGACAGAATGTCTCCTGATCTCGGTGTTCTCCATTCCCGAACGGTTGATGATCGCTCCATAGACCTCGCCTCCCACCATCTCGGTGAGGATCTTCGTCTTGAGTGCGTCGGCCATGGAGGAGAGTTCCGGGTTCACCACCAGGATGACCTCGTCGGAGATGGCGAGGGCGACAACCCCGTCCTT encodes:
- the minD gene encoding cell division ATPase MinD, whose product is MIRAFTIASGKGGTGKTTVTVNLGTSLAQLGKETYILDADIGMANLGLVLGLEDAPVTLHEVLAGKAKVDDAIYEGPNGVKVVPSGISLQGFQNSDPDRLRDVMRDLVDRCDYLLVDAAAGISKDGVVALAISDEVILVVNPELSSMADALKTKILTEMVGGEVYGAIINRSGMENTEIRRHSVEDVLGVRVIDMIPEDPNVRRSAAYKTPVVIKYPASEASRAFRRIAADIAGVHYEEETEESKQHFIDRLAHTLFGGAQ